A region of the Anolis sagrei isolate rAnoSag1 chromosome 4, rAnoSag1.mat, whole genome shotgun sequence genome:
ACTCATGCTTGAATTGCTCAGCTCATGTTCTGACACTCAGTTCTGCTGCCATCATGTCTACTCAGTCCACGAAGGAACTTGCTTCTGCTTGCATTTCATCCAAGTTTAGCAAAAGAGCGACTAAGATTTCTCAACTACTGTTTATACCTGGCTAATAGCTTGCTTGTACTAGTTAATTAAACAATGTTTTTTTTGTTATCTGCAGTTTGTTTTCCTACTGTGCAAAATGCAAGAAAAGAAGCACATAAGAGGTTTTTCTCCTGGGTTCACACAACACTATATATTAcgttatttcatcacataataacTACACTTTCATTTTCCAGatggaaaaaatggaattttAGAATTCCTCACATAACAGTCGCACCCTTAGTTAACTCACCCAGGTGAATTAATGAAGGGTGTAACTGCCGTTTTGGCGCTATGGGCTTGACTTGGCTACCAAAAGAGTCAAGCCCCATAGCACCAAAGAAAAGGGGCAGCTGAAGGAGTGAAGCTTCACTTGCCTACACATCTGTCCCCTTTCACTTATCAAGCttcacttgatcattttagctggtAAATTTTTCATTGTGTAATAGTCACATACCCCTTCTTTTCATCCAAAAAAGGGATTAAGAGTGCAACACCTATACAGTAAAATATGGTATTTTGCATGACCACATTCAGACCATGTGCTGTGGTTTCATTACCAGACTAAGaccctgggagaccagggtttaaatcccaatttatttattcattttctggatttatactccacccttctcaaccctgtaggGGACGCACGGCgacttacatatataggcaacaattagaAGCCAAAACACACATAATGAAAACATAAGCATGAAAACgatcattaaaacataataaaaccttaaaaccaattatttacaATCACCCAATCCAAAAGACCAGATGGGAAAGGGGAAAGCTGGAAGCTCCAAGATGATGACTGTAAACCATGGAGGTGGAAACCAAGAACACCAtgcgttgttgaaggctttcatgaccggaatcatgctgtgagttgctgtgagttttctaggctgtacaGCCGTGCTCCAGAAGCACTTCCTCCTGATGTCTTGCCCAGATCCATGATTCAACTGTGGAAACCCACTTGAtgatcttgggtaagtcacacccTCTCACTTCAAAGGTAGCCAGTAGCAAATCCCAtttgaacaaattttgcaaaACAAAGCCCAGTAACTGCAGTCCACTTTAAGGTGTTTATGGATCAGAAATTATTTGAgggcacacaataataataatgttgcagtGTATCGTAGAAATCATTGTGAAATCTGGTGATGAAACCAATAGTTGTAGCTGTGATGCAAAAGAATGCTACAAGTACATGACAATAATTGCAGAAACACAGTTGTATCCCAGCACTAGACATATTTGCAAGtttgatttttgcagatttgattatttgcagatttggttaaaatgttctctctaggtatCTCTATGACCTCCAACAATGGAAAGGTATGATGAGACCCTTCCGTTCATCATACAGCAGGGATgtcccctcaggaagatagggcagaatacaaatacatttattgattgtttatgcGATGTTGCCCACAGACTTCATGCAAACCCTGAACAGAATTTCTCTGGCTACCCAAAAACCACAGTGCTCCCCCAAATCTCCCAATTTGGTGATTTTCAAGTGATTTGGATTCCAAAATTGCTGATAGCATACTCTGAACACTCGTAAACATGGCAATTTTCTTCCCCACTCCCTAATAAAtggttccatgattctatgaacactcCAAATCCCTTGCTGGAAAAAAACACACTGAAAATGTTTGCAGTGGAATATATATGGGAACTAGAAGAGTTCACTCCACTACTCCACTCATGCACTACTGCTGCATGCTGGGAAGGAGAAATGAAAATTCTCCCCACTTGCTATGCAACTGCCTATCCTTGCTCTACAGCAATGATCCTCAAGCTCTAGTCcaccaggtgtcttggacttcaactcccaaaagcctcAGCTACCTTGGTCAATGATCACAGATTCTGataactgaagtccaaaacaccttgaagatcagagtttgggaaacactgatctggTCCTAAGATCGCTGGACTGAGATTTGAGATACGTAGGTTCAAGATCCCCATacagccatgaaactcactggcTGACCTTGGCCCAGTCACAGTCTCTTAACCACTTGTAAGAATAAAGTAAGTATGAGAAAACCATGCATAAAATCTTGATCTTAGGGGAAGAAAGGTGAGACCTGAATCTAGCCAACAACCAAATCTACAACAGGTGCTCTGGCTTTAACTGGCACTGAAAAAATGAAATTGGAATCAAATACGGATACTTTTTCAAACTGATTTCAACATGCCTGAGGCACAACTAATTTAGTGTTCATCCTATAAGTGATCCAAAAACTTTTGAGAAAGTCATAGATATTGTAGAATTCATATGTGGTATTGAGAATTTCCCTTAGCTTTAAGACTTTGGACAAAGCCCATCAATAAGCCTTATTAGGAAAAAGTTTTGtttaccaaaaaagaaaagaagggaagacagtgaaataggaaatgaagaaaatgttTGTAGATACTTACATGGTGATGGCTCATGTTCCTCTGAACTGTATTCAGGTCCCTCCTCCCCTACTCCAGAAGTGACTGAATCTTCGGGTGCAGAAGCAGAACTTGGTGTGCTTGGCCCACTGACAGATCCTGAATCACCATCCTCGCTGTTTGAGCCATATTGATCCCGCTGAGCTGTTGTCCCACCTTCAGTGAAGCTTCTGCGTTCTTTCCTGTGCACACGGGAATGAAGCACCATTTGGTGATAGGTGCGGAAAATCttcccacattcaaagcactcagtGGACTTGTTCTGTGATGCCCTTCTGCTTTGCCGTGAAGAAGGTCTGTATTCTAAATCATCTTGGCCAAGGTTACAGCTGTCTCCTGACTGCATACTATTGCTTTTCTCTGAACGTCCACTGGCACAGTTCTTCTTCTTCGGATTACTTGAAGAGCTGGATGAGTCCTGCTCTTGCTTGCGCTTCTCTTGGCTGACTAGTATATATTCCCTTCTGTCTCGGTCGTAAGTGACATCTGCATCAGCCAGGATTTCATCCCATCCAAAATATTTCACATACTCAGAAGGCTCTGCAACTTTTCCTTTGGTAGCTAGGTGCCAAGCCTGGTAACTATTAACAGGATCAAGCTCAGCTACCCTCTTCCCTGACTGGGGCCTTGGAATGCCATCTACTCCTACAGATGGCCTCAAGTTCAAATACTGGAGGAAAAACTGCTTTGCTATACATGGGTCAAGATCTCCATCCACTAGCTTCTCAGCTCTAGGATCGCCATGGGCTCCTGGAGATCTACAATGTACAGAATTATGTGCTTTTAGGCTTTCCATGTTTGTAAACAGATTTCCACACTTGGTACACACTTCATACAGGGACAAACCAGCCACAATCATCTCTTCTTGAATGACATCATTAATTGTGGCCATAGGCTCTAGTTCATTTTTTGGCTTGTTTTTGCTCCCAGATTTAGGGCCATGGGATTTCATGTGGTTTTTGAGGAACCAGGGCTCTTTAAATTTCCTGCCACAAATATGGCACCCATGGTCAAATGACCCCCGGTGTTTCTTCATGTGAGCCTTGAGAAACCATGTTTGACTGAAGGCCTGTCCACAGACCTCACATGGAAACTCTCCTGCACTTGACTCACTCTTGCTATTCTCAGCATGCACTTTCCCATTGGGAATTTGAGTGGTAATGTGGTCCCGTTCTATATGGTTTAGCAGTGTCTCCTGTTTTAGGGTCATGTAGTTGCACAGTCTACATTTGAAAGGCTTGTGGACCTGATGAATGTGCTGTTCCAattcctttttctcttcaaatTTGTTTTTGCAAAAGGTGCACTGGAAAATACATAACTTACCCTCCTCCCCAACCTGAGCCTCTGCCCCTGTTTCTTTCTTGCTACTTCTGAGCAAGATCTTGCCATCTTCTATGGGTGTGGCTCCATTCAGTATCTTGTTGCAGGCAGAAGTGCTTTTAGTTGGGCTGGTACAACCATCGAGGCCTTCAGAGACAGTGGTCTCACTAAGCTGTGCCTCCCCACCCATCTCCACTTCGCTCTCCTGGCTGATGGTGCCAGTTCTGTGACTCCGGATGTGGATCTTCAAGTTGCCCTTCTGCGAAGCTCGGTGGTCACAATAAGGGCACttgtatggcttctcccctgtgtgcttcCTCATGTGCTGTGAGAGGGAGCTCTGGAAAGGAAAACTTTTGCCACAGATGCAACAGCTGTGTAAGATACCCCCATCTGCGTCCATGTCGTTATTATGCATTTTGTGAGGACTGGAGGGTCTTCGCAGTTCCATGTTAGGACTTGTAGTACAGTCCATTTGTACTATAGCCACATCAGTCCAAATGTTCAAAATAAGTCTGTTTGGGCGAGGAAACTAGGAGTTTCTGCTGATTGAGACTTTACGTCTTCATTCTTTTTTCTGGGTTTTACCTCCACCAGAAGGCATTTGGGTTACAAGCATTCACTGCTGCTTTTGAGTGAGATGGCAAAAGGAACCTGGAACCAAAACAAAGAATACAACagagtattaaaaaaacattctTTTCGCTTaagaaaaaactttatttttatcactCACATTAAGTCTCTATCAAGATTATATTTTTATCTGCACCAAATGGTTAATTTATACTGTGTTGTCTCTGAAATTGAAGTCTATATATTCATAAAATTGTTATGCTCAGGAAACTTTATACATACTTCTGGAACAGTAATGTACATGGGAAACAGCATGTGTGCGCCTGTCATTTGTTTTtactaaaaacaaaaatatgtctTAAAAAATCCaacttcattttttcctttccaaaccAAAAAGGGTCTCATTTCAAGTGAGCACTTCAACTGAATGTCATTTCAAGTGAATAAGCCATTTCTTAAAGAAGCTGTAACATTTTAAGTCTGTGGTTTTATAAACATCTATAATTTCATGAAAAACAGTCCAACTGTTGTTTGCTTAAAGATAAAGGGCTTTTGTAGCGTAAGTACTGCACTCCGTCCTTGTTGAAAATGGCATCTAAGGCCTAGCTGTCACTAGTAAATGAAACATCATATTTGTATATAAGAGAAATACAACAAGGTAACTACATAAGTTTTCTAAATAGGCCAATTAAACTGGCAGTCGAACTAATACTGTGCTTAGATAACTGCTAATGCAGACATCGACATCCTTGCTAATGCAAGCAGGATTAGGTGTTGTATTCACAGTGAATGAGCTAAACTAAATTAGGTGAAATCCTGCCACATTAAAATCAGTGGGGGATAGTGTTATAATTGAATTCAACAGAGGCAGCATTTTACATTTTCTTCTGCAGCAAACATTTGGCTTTCACAGGGCTCACACAAGATACAAATTGGCACACACTTAGGCTGTTTAAATCCCACTGCAAAGAATTGAGACACTTTACGTCTAGCAGAAACATGATTTCCACTATTTGACAAGTACAATCATGTTCAGCAAAGTTATAGAAGACTGTTTTGAGTTTGTCTCTGTTCTGTTTTTGAAGATGAAAGCAGCTTTTTGCTTAGTTGACTCTCTGAAGAATCCTTGGGCCCCCAGGTATACCATCTGCATGCTGAATGCTTAAGAGGGAGAATTCCCATTTCTGTTTTAAGATAAAACTATTTTCCTGCCCCATTCAACCACTCTCactaagaaaataaaaaagggtTATGGTAGTTAGTTAGCAAAAAAATCTCTAAGTGTTCTGAAGCAATAGTTCCCAAGCAGAAAGCAAGAATGTGTCAACAGTGAGGAACTCCCAAGTTCTGAGAAAACATCTAGGAAAAACAACATTATTTGCAAATATTGTTTTGAATGtatagttgaaggctttcatggctggaatcactgggttgttgcaggtcttttgggctgtatggaaacattctttcctgacgtttcacctgcatctgtgggaagcatcctcaaaggttgtgggccacctattcacacctagctccaacagacaagagttctttctcccaccctggacctttcacagatatataaacccaattttcctagtttccaacaaatctcacaacctctgaagatgcttgccacagatgcaggcgaaacgtcagcagagaatgtttctagaacatggccatatagctcaaaaaacctaaaacaacccattaTTTTGAACAACAGCTCTCAACATCCCCAGCTAACATAGCCATTGGATGCCCGAGAGTTCTGAAAGTCACAACCCAAGAGGATAACATTTTCAAGCTCTGCTCTTTAGCTAATATTAAAATGGTATTATGATTAAGTATGCGCTTCATACTTCAATTTTATGCCACTGAACAGAGGTCAACAATGAGACTTGACTTCAGCCTATAGTGATAACCATTACTTATGTGGCAGAATGTTATCACCATAGTGCATTtaattaatttgctttaaatgGCATTGTATAATGTAAGCCTTTGTGCTACGCCCAGTTCTGAACAATTAAGTGTCCTGAATTGGCTAGGCAGTCTcgattaatcctctgttgtcccactttttcagcagtTTTTAAAACATCCCTGTTTCCCACCCTTCCTCTCACATTCCCCTTTGTCCTCAGATTACTTCAGTTgctgtaaactgagt
Encoded here:
- the ZNF516 gene encoding zinc finger protein 516 isoform X2; the protein is MDCTTSPNMELRRPSSPHKMHNNDMDADGGILHSCCICGKSFPFQSSLSQHMRKHTGEKPYKCPYCDHRASQKGNLKIHIRSHRTGTISQESEVEMGGEAQLSETTVSEGLDGCTSPTKSTSACNKILNGATPIEDGKILLRSSKKETGAEAQVGEEGKLCIFQCTFCKNKFEEKKELEQHIHQVHKPFKCRLCNYMTLKQETLLNHIERDHITTQIPNGKVHAENSKSESSAGEFPCEVCGQAFSQTWFLKAHMKKHRGSFDHGCHICGRKFKEPWFLKNHMKSHGPKSGSKNKPKNELEPMATINDVIQEEMIVAGLSLYEVCTKCGNLFTNMESLKAHNSVHCRSPGAHGDPRAEKLVDGDLDPCIAKQFFLQYLNLRPSVGVDGIPRPQSGKRVAELDPVNSYQAWHLATKGKVAEPSEYVKYFGWDEILADADVTYDRDRREYILVSQEKRKQEQDSSSSSSNPKKKNCASGRSEKSNSMQSGDSCNLGQDDLEYRPSSRQSRRASQNKSTECFECGKIFRTYHQMVLHSRVHRKERRSFTEGGTTAQRDQYGSNSEDGDSGSVSGPSTPSSASAPEDSVTSGVGEEGPEYSSEEHEPSPCKKPYLCTFSEETVPEAALQFKHGRREKNASESKLERPTVSSTPESKIKESIPKYVDSKCPLGSKRLIFQQSCDAPCSSKMVQFPSSQICSDVRLNLQTSLEIQNKPSKENSPDMNEHSTLNKDSDVPEETPLDLSEKSTRADSSNTNVTSTLQAALIIHPCPYCSHKTYYPEVLWMHKRIWHKVSCNSVAPPWVLQNGFKSMKNNCIFMTRSGRTGPPPVLGGKDCQPLPIARFARTQVPSGVSGSKSNSSGLGVTAKHGSMSKDVQSTGSYGPRPSGTEGYRHSKLNHTHEQYSTVVQQPQLKAKYEVNSKLMQPGTITRCSTPSQMVISKASSQPSNSKQAEKYAVPQMSAGYASLSKHCTAEPGKTNIFSSLQFHPPCKTEPYVIQEELAVPLEEPNIKRENDVRVLTNCMVGSRTSPLTQPQPQIQSNAAGPPPTVHSTKQEPPSEEHHLDILNIFKTSIPKELATLYQTWGANSPVVDHAGMLRTQTRQGDYLCIECGKGFTQPSHLRTHLRSHTVVFESNGLRGTEVHTTSADAPKQVKDHSNADIVHTVPLRKGT
- the ZNF516 gene encoding zinc finger protein 516 isoform X1, with the translated sequence MDCTTSPNMELRRPSSPHKMHNNDMDADGGILHSCCICGKSFPFQSSLSQHMRKHTGEKPYKCPYCDHRASQKGNLKIHIRSHRTGTISQESEVEMGGEAQLSETTVSEGLDGCTSPTKSTSACNKILNGATPIEDGKILLRSSKKETGAEAQVGEEGKLCIFQCTFCKNKFEEKKELEQHIHQVHKPFKCRLCNYMTLKQETLLNHIERDHITTQIPNGKVHAENSKSESSAGEFPCEVCGQAFSQTWFLKAHMKKHRGSFDHGCHICGRKFKEPWFLKNHMKSHGPKSGSKNKPKNELEPMATINDVIQEEMIVAGLSLYEVCTKCGNLFTNMESLKAHNSVHCRSPGAHGDPRAEKLVDGDLDPCIAKQFFLQYLNLRPSVGVDGIPRPQSGKRVAELDPVNSYQAWHLATKGKVAEPSEYVKYFGWDEILADADVTYDRDRREYILVSQEKRKQEQDSSSSSSNPKKKNCASGRSEKSNSMQSGDSCNLGQDDLEYRPSSRQSRRASQNKSTECFECGKIFRTYHQMVLHSRVHRKERRSFTEGGTTAQRDQYGSNSEDGDSGSVSGPSTPSSASAPEDSVTSGVGEEGPEYSSEEHEPSPCKKPYLCTFSEETVPEAALQFKHGRREKNASESKLERPTVSSTPESKIKESIPKYVDSKCPLGSKRLIFQQSCDAPCSSKMVQFPSSQICSDVRLNLQTSLEIQNKPSKENSPDMNEHSTLNKDSDVPEETPLDLSEKSTRADSSNTNVTSTLQAALIIHPCPYCSHKTYYPEVLWMHKRIWHKVSCNSVAPPWVLQNGFKSMKNNCIFMTRSGRTGPPPVLGGKDCQPLPIARFARTQVPSGVSGSKSNSSGLGVTAKHGSMSKDVQSTGSYGPRPSGTEGYRHSKLNHTHEQYSTVVQQPQLKAKYEVNSKLMQPGTITRCSTPSQMVISKASSQPSNSKQAEKYAVPQMSAGYASLSKHCTAEPGKTNIFSSLQFHPPCKTEPYVIQEELAVPLEEPNIKRENDVRVLTNCMVGSRTSPLTQPQPQIQSNAAGPPPTVHSTKQEPPSEEHHLDILNIFKTSIPKELATLYQTWGANSPVVDHAGMLRTQTRQGDYLCIECGKGFTQPSHLRTHLRSHTGERPFQCRYCPYSASQKGNLKTHVQCVHRVPFDNSQYPDRRFQQPLSNYSNAPMNEQLENFLAVHPFPGATVL